The following is a genomic window from Rutidosis leptorrhynchoides isolate AG116_Rl617_1_P2 chromosome 8, CSIRO_AGI_Rlap_v1, whole genome shotgun sequence.
AAGAGAGAAATTACAACGGGGATTGGAGCCAACACTTCCAATTAGAAACTAAGTGGCCCCTATGTTTAAACCATCTAAACGAATAAAATTTAATTACATCAAATAAAATGCTATGACTACAAAAAGGTTCATTAAAAACAATTCCGTTTCGTAGACGCCAAAGAGCCCAAACGACCGTCACCAGGATGGCTATAACCCGATTCTTTGAAGATGGAGATAACGAATTCGACCCGATCTAAGTAACCAAGTCTTCCCAAGATGTGAAAATGGGTAAGCTACAATCTAACCAGATACGAGTCTTCCTCCAAATATCGATAGCCACCGGACACTCCAAAAATAAATGAGATCTCCATTCAACATCGTTGTTGCAAGACGGGCAAACAATGGTATTAAGATCGATACCTCTAGACGAAAGACTCAAACGAAGCGGAAGAGCATCTAAGTTCACTCGCCACCAAAAAACGTTCAATTTTCTTGGGAGAAACTTATACCAAAAAGTTTTTGTATTCGACGATGGGAGCAAATTTCTATCAATCAGCTCGCGAGCAGTTTTAACATAATACTTGAGATCAGAATTAAGAGAACAAACCCATTGATCCGCATCATTACTAAGAACCACATGCTGCAAGTCGTTATGTAGCGAATACAAGGCCTGTTCGTTACTAAGAGATTCAATTACTCTACCAAACATCAAAATATGTCTAAAAACGGCTAAAAGCTAAAAACTAAAAAAGCTATTAGATACAAGCTAAGAGCTATCAACTACCGCTAGTTATAACAAACATAGGTAAGCTACCAATGCTCAGACTACCTTTGTCAAACAAGGGCAAGCACGTTATTTCACTTGACCCATGATATGTTTCTTTTCGCTTAGGTAGCACCCAAAAAAAAAAACCGAGACCTCAATGACTCCAAATATTTGAGAATAGACTCCTGACATTCGAGGAGATACATGTAATAAACACGGATTTAATTAGTGTCAATTTCCCTTCAATGGAGAGTAAATTGCCAATTTCCGATGCATATTAGAACCAAAACGACAACCCTAGATACTTAGATGGTAAACAACCAATATGACATCCTGATTGTTGACCAAATTCCTTTCTCATGTTGCCTTTGGAATCGATCGGTGGGAGGCACCAGAGGGTCAGCTTTACCTTCTTTCCTTTTAAATAAGATCATAATCATACTTtataatgttttttttttcttttaaacaaATGACAACAACTTTATTTTCTTAAATTGGCTGGGTGCTTTGTCTACATATAAGTTAACGATATTCAACATCCTCAATGTTTCATTTATTCATAAAAGATTTCAATGTACATGTTGATGTACAATTGAAGCAAGAACAAATGATAACTATACATTTGTTCttgaatataaatataattatgaatACAAACAACAACAATTGCAGATCCATTTATTTATTAGTGTATATAAGCTATAAGCTAATCcggctatatatatatttttttgccaACTCTCACCCTCATACTGATGATGATGCCAAAGTAAAATAAGGTGCTCCGGTTATGCTCTTGGTTCTCATGATTTTTCTCACCAATATTTTCCACTTCATTTCGTTGTCCCTATATTTCTTCTTCTTGTTTTCTTTTGCGATCCTCTGCTTAAATTTCCTGTCACAATTCCACAAGTTTGGTTCATaaatattaaaagaaattgtattgctAGATGATAATAGTCAAGGACGGAGCATTATAGGGCCAGAGAGGGTATGTGGGCCCCCAATAAAAAAAGTTGTACCCCTTTCACTTACGTCGGATTTTTGAATTAACTAAATCGAAATCTATATGAAATAGATACGACCAAAACTgtgataactcattaaatctgtaataTCAATCAAAAGTTCACCTTTTCTTTCTCTCGAAAGTTTAAGAAATCAACATAGATGATGATATATGCATATTTTTTAAGTGAACTTAATTTTATAGTATAATGATCTCGGTCCCCAAAAGAATACGCTCAAGCTCTGTTAATGATAATAGTGAAACAAAACTGTAACACGAACCTGCATAAAGGAACCTTACAAACATTAGAATCGGCACATATTCGAGAATGCAACTCCAAAAGCTGCCACATTCTTTTACAATGATGGCAGCCACCAGGGACTTTTAGCTTGCATCCACCAAAATGGCGCATAAGCGATTCAAGTCCTTTGCAAGCCACATACTTGCAAGGCTTTTGATCCTCTTTTACCACTTTATCTTGTGGACCAACCGTTCCGCAACCATCTTTACATATATGAACAAGAGCTTCCATTGCCTCATATAGTTGTAAGTAAACTTTCCTCTCTGTCAACTTCCTCACATTCTCTTTTCGTCTCTAAATTAGTAAAATAAAAACGCGTTTAATACTTAATAAAGTCTTAATAATTTGTGATATGAGTAAATGTATGCTTACATGGTCTTCAAATTTGACACACTCAATAAGTTTCTTTTCAAGATTTGGATTACTAGATCTCATGGCTTTCCATCCTGCAGAGGAAGCTGCTGCTTTGTAACACATGAGGACAAAGCGTTGGCAGATGATGCTAAGTCTTGGAGCGTCACATAGTATTGATAATTGAAATACATCAACTACATTGTCTAGATTTAGCAATTTATGTTCAAGCTGATGTTCACACTCGCGTTTCAGTTGAGGTACTACAAATGCATGTGAAAGTACTAATAGGGATAGTATGTGTTCCTCCATTTGTGACTCTTCatagcttcaacacaataaacaagAAACATAACTCGTGTTAACAGAGCATATATTGTAGCAACCCTTCCCACATTGGATTGCTAGAGAATGTGTGAATCCCTTTTAGTCTTAAAGTAGTTGCTCACTATTATCTTTCACTGAAATTTTTAGTTGAAACCTAATTTAGTTCGTCGCTTTTGCTTCGTGGGAGTTTCATATCTTGGGCCTGATTACTTCTTTTTAGTAGCAGTCCGTTCCGATTTTTTAAAACCGTTTAATTAATTGGTCAACGTCGGTTAATGAGTCAAAATCGAATTTGTTTATCAAAGTCAAAATTTGGTCAACATTTTAACACGAATATAAACTAGAATTTTCGAATTATTGAAAAAATATGAACGACTTTAGACGATtgtgttaaagtttatgtttatggtttcttctatatttacacgtataatcttgaaatttaatatttaaatgtataaaaagtatAATcctattaatccccgattaattctAAAATCGCCGATTACTCCTTTCAAAGTCCTGACCAATCATCGAATAGTGAGTTTTGCGACCTTGGTTAAAGTACTGGCTGCCCCAATGataaaatttttaacaaaaacCTGAAGATACTGTTATTCATATGGGGGCCTTTCACATATCCAACAAGTTGCATATTCCCAATAGACCATATAATAATTAGTTGCTATTTACCATGAAGAGTACAGGAACCGAATGAATATGCGAACAGCCTCCGCTGGAACACCATGAATCGAgatttgttgtttgcttcttgatttCTTGAACATGCTTCTGAAAACAGGTGACACAAGACCCTGTAGGTACAATCATAAGAAGGTTATAAGCACCAAATTTACAAGATAGTTCTCTAATTAAACGTACATTATTTAATGAGCGGACGTACAAGAATATTCGCATGTGCATAGATGACTGCGTCGTCATCAGTATGAATCCTGACATCTGATCTATAAGCCTCATCAAAAAGACGGTCCCACAATTCTCTCGCTTGATTGACACGTGAATTTCTTGGTGACAATGTTGCCTTGTTTTTGTTTAGCAAACATCCTTTCGGATGATTAATGGTTGTTGTCGTTGATGGACCAACTAATGGAGGAGACACTGGTTCCATTTTCATGTCATTTAACGCGATTTCGTTATACCTATATTTCATAACTTATTCTTCAATTCTATGATTTTCAATTGAATGAGGCCTTATTGTAAATTGCAATCTGATAACAAATTATACGTACAAAATGCATAAGCGATTAATATACATAATGCAGGCATCAAAACATATGCAAATTTTCTAACAAAATATAAGAAACATGAAAGTCACCTTGTACAACAGAATTGGAAAAATGGGGAAATCTATTATGCTGAAGCCGGATCACACGTTAAATAATCAATGAATGAATATATCTTTGTATGTATATTGGTTATGTAGAAATTATAAGAAAAAGGACAATATAGTGAAATATTTGAATATATTCTTAAAAATGCATTAGCATCATCAATCCTGTCATGCACCACCGTGCTCAACCACCTATCACAGTTGTTAACCTGTAACAACGGGCAGATTGGTGGTAGATTTAGGTTGAAGGAGAGGAAGGAGAAATAAATTATGGAATGGGGAAAAAGATTTATAGAAAAACAAAAAAGGAAATCGCTTcaaaaaaacataaataaaaatggGCAACTTCAAaatacaacaacaaaactcaatctcacAAAAAATGGGGTATGAGAGAGGTATGATGTCGACAATTCTTCCAATATCTTATAATAAAGATAAATAATTTCTTCATCTAGAGTGAAACACCCCCAAAAGTACAGAACGTCTTCCCTCTCAATGttttatggatagagagattgtaATGAGATTGTTGTAATGGTCGAACGAGCTAACGTAATTGAACAGTATTAATAGAACAAAAGGCAGTGGGCCTTTGTTTATTTCACAATATGATTTAACACCAAAAAAAACTGATTTGCAAACTCTTGCAAAAGAGCTTAAATACTGAAAAAAGAAACCAAATAAACTCAAAAAAAACTGAAAATAAGGAAGTAGAATCGTTTGAATTGCTCCAACTTTTTGACTTCTTGCTTCCTGCCAAAGTTTCACTTATTAAtcaagccttttttttttttttttttataatacttcACATAATCATGCAAGCCCACTTGAGTTGTCTTGGGCTTCCTTTAATAaactgatattgctcaaaatgaacatatatttagtcgcaatatctctcctaaataataggttttcatatgtaattgtatcatATTTCCATTttaattgtataaataaataaaagtgaagacgGAGTACGAAAATGAAGATTAAAGAAGAAAATGGTCAAAAACGCTCAACGTACAAGTGATACTCCAAAGATGTACAAGACGTTAATGCTCAAATGAAAATGTACACTCTTAAAAGCTTAAAGTACAAGGTTTATTAAGCTCTAAAAAGATAGACCCAGCATGGTACAAGTAACAGAGCAAAAGGTACAAGGAAACAAAGCCTTAAAAAAATGGGAGCAAGGGATAATTCACTCAATTGATTAATAACAAAAGATGTTAATTAATTCAAGTGAGCCTAATGGTCGTGTTAGATGTGAATTGGACAGCCTTGTTGCTGAGATTGCTGCCATTCCACGATCGGCTAGTGAAGGTGATAAATGGAAGTGGATCAACAGTAGCGATGGTATTTTAAAAACCAAAATTCTATCTTCTCTTCTTGATGACCAAATTTTAGATATAAATGATGAAGACAAGGTAACCATGAGAAATAACTTTGTTCCGTTATCCTTGAATATATTTTCATGGAGAGTAAAGCGTAAGAGAATTCCGGTTCGAGTTGAGCTTGATAAAAGGGGTATTGACATGGATAGTGTAAGGTGTCCCACGTGTAACGATGACATCGAATCGACGGATCACGCGATGATATTTTGCAAACACGCTTTAGATGCTTGGGATAGAGTCTTTAAATGGTGGGGGTTAGGTAATTTCTCAAATTGGAGTATTCATGAAATCTTGAATGGAGACGGATGCGGTGCGCAATCCTCAATCGGTAGGAAATTGTGGCAGGCGGTTGAATGGGTCAGTGGGTATCTCATTTGGAAAAATCGAAATCAAAAAGTTTTTCGAGATAAAATGTGGTCCGGGCCGAGTCTTTTGAACGAAATTCAAATAAAATCATATGAATGGATTGCAAGACGTGCCAAATCTCTTGATATTGAATGGCATCAATGGCTCGTAAATCCTCGACAGTATCTTGATTACATCCCTCGTAGATCAGGCATATACTAACACACTCTTAGATTATGTTGTTGTTTGTTCTTGTTTTTGTAGTTAGGTTACAGCTCCTTTTGTGTCTCCTCTGTTTCCATTTGCAGTTTGCATCATGCTTCTGTTAATATTGTATACAAGCATGGTGTTGCTATGTATCTTTCTTTTGTTCTTGTTCTTAATATATTGGCCTTTCCAAAAAATTCAAGTAAACTGGACTTCTAGATGTTAATTCTTCCAAATTAAAGATGTTGGCTCAGTAACCAAAAAGGTATAAACAATGAAGTTGTAATGGGACTGCTGCTTTCtac
Proteins encoded in this region:
- the LOC139864814 gene encoding BTB/POZ and TAZ domain-containing protein 4-like isoform X2, whose amino-acid sequence is MKMEPVSPPLVGPSTTTTINHPKGCLLNKNKATLSPRNSRVNQARELWDRLFDEAYRSDVRIHTDDDAVIYAHANILGLVSPVFRSMFKKSRSKQQISIHGVPAEAVRIFIRFLYSSCYEESQMEEHILSLLVLSHAFVVPQLKRECEHQLEHKLLNLDNVVDVFQLSILCDAPRLSIICQRFVLMCYKAAASSAGWKAMRSSNPNLEKKLIECVKFEDHRRKENVRKLTERKVYLQLYEAMEALVHICKDGCGTVGPQDKVVKEDQKPCKYVACKGLESLMRHFGGCKLKVPGGCHHCKRMWQLLELHSRICADSNVCKVPLCRKFKQRIAKENKKKKYRDNEMKWKILVRKIMRTKSITGAPYFTLASSSV
- the LOC139863751 gene encoding uncharacterized protein encodes the protein MLINSSEPNGRVRCELDSLVAEIAAIPRSASEGDKWKWINSSDGILKTKILSSLLDDQILDINDEDKVTMRNNFVPLSLNIFSWRVKRKRIPVRVELDKRGIDMDSVRCPTCNDDIESTDHAMIFCKHALDAWDRVFKWWGLGNFSNWSIHEILNGDGCGAQSSIGRKLWQAVEWVSGYLIWKNRNQKVFRDKMWSGPSLLNEIQIKSYEWIARRAKSLDIEWHQWLVNPRQYLDYIPRRSGIY
- the LOC139864814 gene encoding BTB/POZ and TAZ domain-containing protein 4-like isoform X1, which encodes MKYRYNEIALNDMKMEPVSPPLVGPSTTTTINHPKGCLLNKNKATLSPRNSRVNQARELWDRLFDEAYRSDVRIHTDDDAVIYAHANILGLVSPVFRSMFKKSRSKQQISIHGVPAEAVRIFIRFLYSSCYEESQMEEHILSLLVLSHAFVVPQLKRECEHQLEHKLLNLDNVVDVFQLSILCDAPRLSIICQRFVLMCYKAAASSAGWKAMRSSNPNLEKKLIECVKFEDHRRKENVRKLTERKVYLQLYEAMEALVHICKDGCGTVGPQDKVVKEDQKPCKYVACKGLESLMRHFGGCKLKVPGGCHHCKRMWQLLELHSRICADSNVCKVPLCRKFKQRIAKENKKKKYRDNEMKWKILVRKIMRTKSITGAPYFTLASSSV